In Elusimicrobiota bacterium, the following are encoded in one genomic region:
- a CDS encoding trehalase family glycosidase produces MVKQENSSIWALVGDEFDEKVPRRTAVVVKPSIDGVSYAYPANFGQIGYYFDCRSNSTYEEDWLFSLTLAGVAYPMHNNATGDASIIQSYFVKMLYLPSAVVREVRFSSFGADATEILSQPYEDAMSWHIGFKSKRKEQFLDKKMYFDLYCRKGFKSASLISSGKLKVEFEAGDVVYLNTTARFIGTYASAEEYTAAIAGQKFNNKVIGSGKPAHLLFEYQVHLLLGQSQTLRVGLSQKSMALAQKACVCKDTLAVVEQRWNKWFTSLPRPEFTSAELEKVYYKCWWIVKLNYYKNPRWGHTVLEALPVYRGYWLWALSAVDFLSNQNSEYTSKYVKTVLELFTKYQREDGFISHAIYLTEKIPGENWGRRSITQTPHIPWVALRYYYATKDIKSLARWYPHLVKFYDYLTESRDKAFRNLHLWAIYTSYDTGLDTTAVFERVTYGENGVKEKYCYPAIYAAERFRYENALAKIAGILGKNGDADLYLAEADKTRGAIDKYLWDNKKKWYGVIHEDGKLDTRVGVDGLFPLAYGMVSKEKAKSAYPNYLKLIDTYGVRTVAEDEPGFMANVYWRGPSWPKSKSMAMAAAKNYYPQDVKRVLESIKNFVLKYPSVWECFNAKTGEVAYGDRGMMATPVICSNVGSAELMIAVMTALGTDMYSIDDEIVTRQSLRNFHWAGKRLDIAYDKRSGSVKVRGKAVEVKNRGDVTINGKKYRV; encoded by the coding sequence ATGGTTAAGCAGGAAAATTCTAGTATCTGGGCGTTGGTAGGGGATGAATTTGATGAGAAAGTTCCACGCAGGACTGCAGTTGTTGTAAAGCCTAGTATTGACGGCGTGTCTTACGCGTACCCCGCGAATTTCGGGCAGATAGGGTATTATTTTGACTGCAGGAGTAATAGTACTTACGAAGAAGATTGGTTGTTTTCATTGACCCTTGCCGGTGTGGCGTATCCTATGCATAACAACGCAACCGGTGATGCTTCGATTATTCAATCATATTTCGTTAAGATGCTGTACTTACCTTCTGCGGTTGTCCGTGAAGTGCGGTTTAGTTCGTTTGGTGCGGATGCTACTGAAATCCTTAGCCAGCCGTATGAAGACGCAATGAGTTGGCATATCGGGTTCAAGTCAAAGAGAAAAGAGCAGTTTCTTGATAAAAAAATGTATTTTGACCTCTATTGCCGGAAAGGGTTTAAGTCTGCAAGTCTTATCTCTTCTGGTAAGTTAAAGGTGGAGTTTGAGGCCGGTGATGTCGTGTATCTCAATACAACCGCCCGGTTTATAGGAACCTACGCTAGTGCAGAGGAGTATACCGCCGCAATTGCAGGACAAAAGTTTAATAATAAAGTTATAGGATCCGGGAAACCCGCGCATTTATTGTTTGAGTATCAGGTACATCTTTTACTTGGGCAGTCACAAACGTTAAGGGTGGGGTTATCCCAAAAAAGTATGGCGCTTGCACAAAAAGCGTGTGTTTGTAAAGACACTCTCGCTGTGGTTGAGCAACGGTGGAATAAATGGTTCACCAGCTTGCCTCGCCCGGAGTTTACTTCCGCTGAACTTGAGAAGGTGTATTATAAATGCTGGTGGATAGTAAAACTTAACTACTATAAAAACCCTAGATGGGGTCATACCGTGCTTGAAGCGTTGCCGGTCTACCGCGGGTACTGGTTATGGGCATTGTCTGCAGTAGATTTTCTGTCCAACCAGAACAGTGAGTACACGTCGAAGTATGTAAAGACTGTCCTTGAGTTATTCACTAAATACCAGCGGGAGGATGGGTTTATCAGTCACGCAATATATTTAACAGAAAAGATACCCGGTGAAAACTGGGGTCGGAGAAGTATTACTCAAACACCGCATATTCCGTGGGTAGCGTTGAGGTATTACTACGCAACGAAGGATATCAAGAGCCTTGCACGGTGGTATCCGCATCTGGTTAAGTTCTATGATTACCTTACAGAATCGAGGGATAAGGCTTTCCGTAACCTGCATCTTTGGGCAATTTATACGTCCTACGATACGGGGCTTGATACTACCGCAGTGTTTGAACGCGTTACCTACGGTGAGAATGGGGTGAAGGAAAAGTATTGTTATCCCGCAATCTATGCTGCGGAACGGTTCCGGTACGAGAATGCATTGGCTAAAATCGCAGGTATACTCGGGAAAAACGGTGATGCAGATCTTTATCTCGCAGAAGCTGATAAAACCAGGGGTGCGATTGATAAGTATTTATGGGATAACAAAAAAAAGTGGTATGGTGTCATCCATGAAGACGGGAAACTTGATACGCGGGTTGGAGTGGATGGGTTATTTCCATTAGCATACGGGATGGTGAGTAAAGAAAAAGCGAAAAGTGCGTACCCGAACTATCTTAAACTGATTGATACCTACGGAGTACGTACAGTTGCAGAGGATGAACCCGGGTTTATGGCAAATGTGTACTGGCGCGGGCCGTCCTGGCCGAAGTCAAAGTCAATGGCAATGGCGGCGGCTAAGAATTATTATCCTCAGGATGTTAAACGCGTGCTGGAAAGCATAAAAAACTTTGTCCTGAAATACCCCAGTGTTTGGGAATGTTTCAACGCAAAAACAGGGGAGGTTGCGTATGGCGACCGCGGGATGATGGCAACCCCTGTTATTTGTTCAAATGTTGGTTCTGCTGAGTTGATGATCGCGGTTATGACAGCACTAGGGACGGATATGTACAGTATTGACGATGAGATTGTTACCCGTCAAAGTTTAAGGAATTTTCATTGGGCAGGGAAACGGTTGGATATCGCGTATGACAAGCGGTCGGGTAGCGTAAAAGTACGGGGTAAAGCTGTGGAAGTGAAAAACCGCGGGGATGTTACAATTAACGGGAAGAAGTACAGGGTTTGA
- a CDS encoding beta-N-acetylglucosaminidase domain-containing protein — translation MAQIKKLKLIKHFNYCVVLVYAVFCFNVNLFCENLPKNTGVQPAKFDIRGVKGLWWYDISKYKDIMAWMPSHGFNFLMFCYSSFPGSSELWRKGYTESELKGMKDVADYCSSHGITLCLAINPGIYSRTKIVYSSDEEYQLMLASLVKVYKATGIKWYALCLDDIIEKLSDKDKTRFKTLAEAHTFFVNRVYKGLKEQVPGVNMIFCPAAYTTGFALKNTEYSKYVGEKVDSSILFFWTGPTVCSSNIIDEDVGKIRKFFGSTREIVIWDNYPVNDYIPWRLLLSPVKGRSKTLYKHVRGLISNPMKQMEASKLPLAAIGEYLSDPGNYDPERAMARSIAELGGGEVDYVLKDLVGIYGRYFLGDKKFEYIDVPENPNDVRVRIAKLRGILVVLRNNTKYRRLYDDVRPAIESDIVRLEQYIIRKKGCKGKSGRVVLKGLDFTGGGGEVYRYRKSFRYEVNYVYAKPSKLDVMSSDFWVNNIDGITGAELVIEAMCSKKGGNCRVEIRVNDNIVFSGKNNFRAEPKWTTQSFAVPPKMLRTGKNIIIICNIEPEGKAGSPPWFMISKVEVVLRNEEK, via the coding sequence ATGGCACAAATAAAGAAATTAAAATTAATAAAACACTTTAACTATTGCGTTGTTTTAGTGTATGCTGTCTTTTGTTTTAATGTTAACCTTTTTTGCGAAAACTTGCCCAAAAATACAGGGGTTCAACCCGCAAAGTTCGATATCCGCGGGGTCAAAGGCCTATGGTGGTATGATATCTCAAAGTATAAGGATATCATGGCTTGGATGCCCTCACATGGGTTCAACTTTCTTATGTTTTGCTACTCATCGTTCCCGGGAAGCAGCGAATTGTGGCGAAAGGGGTATACTGAATCTGAACTTAAAGGGATGAAGGACGTTGCGGATTATTGCTCAAGCCACGGGATAACGCTGTGTTTGGCTATAAATCCTGGGATTTACAGCAGAACTAAGATTGTGTATTCCAGTGACGAAGAGTACCAGCTGATGCTCGCGAGTTTGGTGAAAGTGTACAAAGCTACCGGGATTAAATGGTACGCGTTATGCCTTGACGATATTATTGAAAAGTTGTCAGATAAGGATAAAACTAGGTTTAAAACACTGGCGGAAGCTCATACCTTTTTTGTTAACCGCGTGTATAAAGGGTTGAAAGAACAGGTGCCGGGGGTGAATATGATATTCTGCCCTGCAGCGTATACTACCGGGTTTGCATTGAAGAATACTGAGTATTCAAAATATGTCGGGGAAAAGGTTGATTCTTCCATCCTGTTCTTCTGGACCGGGCCAACAGTGTGTTCATCCAATATTATTGACGAGGATGTTGGTAAAATAAGGAAGTTTTTTGGTAGTACCCGCGAGATTGTTATCTGGGACAATTACCCGGTGAATGATTATATCCCGTGGCGGTTGCTGTTATCCCCTGTAAAAGGACGCTCAAAAACGTTATATAAGCATGTCCGTGGCCTTATTTCGAACCCAATGAAACAGATGGAAGCATCAAAACTGCCTCTGGCGGCCATAGGCGAGTACTTGTCTGACCCCGGAAATTATGATCCTGAAAGAGCAATGGCTAGATCAATCGCTGAACTTGGCGGGGGTGAGGTTGATTATGTTCTGAAAGATCTGGTTGGGATATACGGCAGATACTTTTTAGGTGATAAAAAGTTTGAGTATATCGACGTTCCTGAAAATCCAAATGATGTAAGGGTAAGAATCGCGAAATTACGCGGTATCCTTGTTGTTTTACGTAATAACACTAAGTACCGTAGGTTGTACGATGACGTACGCCCGGCTATAGAGTCTGACATTGTGCGGTTGGAACAGTATATCATAAGGAAAAAAGGGTGTAAGGGTAAGTCCGGCCGAGTAGTACTTAAAGGGTTAGACTTTACCGGCGGTGGTGGGGAAGTTTATAGGTATCGAAAAAGTTTTAGGTACGAAGTTAATTATGTTTATGCTAAACCGTCAAAACTTGATGTTATGTCATCAGATTTTTGGGTGAATAATATCGACGGGATTACCGGTGCTGAACTTGTGATTGAAGCAATGTGTAGTAAAAAAGGCGGTAACTGCAGGGTTGAGATAAGGGTTAATGATAACATTGTGTTCTCCGGGAAGAATAATTTTCGTGCTGAACCAAAATGGACAACCCAGTCGTTTGCAGTACCACCAAAAATGTTGCGTACCGGCAAAAATATTATAATAATATGTAATATCGAACCTGAAGGTAAGGCGGGCTCGCCGCCATGGTTTATGATATCAAAAGTTGAAGTTGTACTTAGGAACGAGGAGAAATAA
- a CDS encoding uroporphyrinogen decarboxylase family protein, whose protein sequence is MNERERLLKVLKGETPDRVPWFADLGHWYKAESGKQWDLFSINNCTKEIVDLHREVKAGWYIEIGSLHEEYYEDGVVREREINGDTARETFITPIGTIYMLRKWSSVSFSWDITKLMVENIDDLKVLLYTVERKKFKPKYENWEYIEKTGGDVGLGFPSIAYTGLGSLMSYYMGVEKTVYALCDEPELMKKYVDTYNLKHMELVEIYSKSPAPHIFFTDNLSGDVQSPDMFMEYSFNHYKNIADCLHKSGKTVSAHLDGRLNNIISIVAKAGIDVADACTPAPTGDLTPVEIRKQAGNDMVLMGGISPSMWLPETGENEFVAHVKEWLSLRKDSSRLVQSAGDQVPPGTELKRIKLVYDIVEEYGRY, encoded by the coding sequence ATGAACGAACGGGAACGGCTGTTAAAAGTTTTAAAAGGTGAGACACCGGACAGAGTGCCGTGGTTTGCCGACCTGGGCCATTGGTACAAAGCTGAATCCGGGAAGCAATGGGACTTGTTTTCAATTAATAACTGTACAAAAGAAATTGTTGATTTACACAGGGAAGTAAAAGCGGGCTGGTATATCGAAATCGGTTCCTTGCATGAAGAATATTATGAAGATGGTGTTGTAAGGGAAAGAGAGATTAACGGCGATACTGCGAGAGAAACATTTATAACGCCGATTGGCACAATTTATATGCTCAGAAAATGGAGCTCCGTCAGTTTTTCGTGGGATATTACTAAACTTATGGTGGAGAATATAGATGATCTAAAAGTATTGCTTTACACCGTAGAAAGAAAAAAGTTTAAGCCTAAATATGAAAACTGGGAGTATATAGAGAAAACCGGCGGGGATGTGGGGTTGGGATTCCCAAGTATTGCGTATACCGGATTAGGTTCGCTTATGTCATATTATATGGGTGTTGAGAAAACTGTTTATGCGTTGTGCGATGAACCAGAATTAATGAAAAAGTATGTGGATACATATAACCTTAAACATATGGAATTGGTTGAGATATACAGTAAATCACCTGCTCCGCACATTTTTTTTACGGATAACCTGTCAGGCGATGTTCAGTCACCGGATATGTTTATGGAATACAGTTTTAATCATTACAAAAATATTGCCGACTGCCTGCATAAATCGGGGAAAACCGTATCTGCTCATTTAGACGGTAGGTTGAATAATATTATAAGCATTGTAGCAAAAGCGGGCATCGATGTTGCGGATGCGTGCACGCCTGCGCCTACCGGCGACCTTACTCCTGTGGAAATACGGAAACAAGCTGGGAACGATATGGTATTGATGGGCGGAATTTCTCCCAGTATGTGGCTGCCTGAAACCGGGGAGAATGAGTTCGTTGCTCATGTAAAAGAATGGCTTTCGTTAAGAAAGGACAGCAGTAGGTTAGTTCAATCAGCAGGGGATCAGGTACCGCCGGGAACTGAGCTTAAGAGGATAAAACTTGTTTACGATATTGTCGAAGAATACGGAAGGTATTAG